The Thermoplasma acidophilum DSM 1728 genome includes a window with the following:
- the purH gene encoding bifunctional phosphoribosylaminoimidazolecarboxamide formyltransferase/IMP cyclohydrolase, giving the protein MNFLISVYDKTGLAEFLKKVRGHIDVVYATSGTYRSLKDLGLNLHETSEITGFDDLLGGRVKTLHPVLYAGLLYRDRNEGNQVKFDVVISNLYPFSVDMKTEDEMIENIDIGGVSLTRAAAKNYRNILVLTSPEDYATAADVINSGNIPEDYRKRMAMKAFIRMAEYDARINEGLSRISGLASDSYVAIGYNGEKLRYGENPDQAGYLFTSDPSVGVAASEKLNGKELSYNNILDADSAFETALEFDDPAVIVMKHNTPSGVAQDNDIVAAFRKAWDADPESAYGSVIAVNRKVTEDLAAAMKPYFIEVLLAPDYDEKALDLLRKKKNLRVLKVRWQRDDRLRIRSVSGGFLAQTPMRASIDASSLRLVTEKGADEKTVQDLLFAWKVVARSRSNSIVFAKDLVTTGIGAGQTSRVEAARIAAQRAGDRSRGSVMASDAFFPFPDSIDVAASAGIKAIIQPGGSIRDDEVIKRCNELGIPMYFTGKRVFLH; this is encoded by the coding sequence ATGAACTTCCTCATAAGTGTTTATGACAAGACTGGCCTCGCTGAATTTCTGAAAAAGGTCAGGGGACATATCGATGTAGTTTACGCCACATCCGGCACCTACAGATCGCTCAAGGATCTTGGCCTGAATCTGCATGAGACCTCCGAGATAACCGGCTTCGATGATCTGCTCGGAGGGAGGGTAAAAACGCTGCATCCGGTGCTTTACGCAGGCCTTCTGTACAGGGATAGAAATGAAGGCAACCAGGTGAAATTCGATGTCGTAATATCCAATCTGTATCCGTTCAGCGTTGACATGAAGACCGAGGACGAGATGATCGAGAACATTGACATTGGGGGCGTCTCCCTGACAAGGGCTGCTGCGAAGAACTACCGCAACATACTGGTCCTGACCTCCCCGGAGGACTATGCCACCGCTGCTGATGTCATAAACTCAGGAAATATACCGGAAGACTACAGAAAGAGGATGGCCATGAAGGCCTTCATAAGGATGGCCGAGTACGATGCCAGAATAAACGAAGGCCTGTCAAGGATATCCGGACTGGCCAGTGATTCGTACGTGGCCATAGGCTACAACGGGGAAAAGCTGAGGTACGGTGAAAATCCAGATCAGGCGGGATACCTCTTCACGAGCGATCCTTCTGTGGGCGTGGCTGCATCAGAAAAGCTCAATGGCAAGGAACTGTCGTACAACAACATCCTCGATGCGGACTCCGCTTTTGAGACGGCGCTCGAGTTCGATGATCCGGCCGTCATAGTCATGAAGCACAACACACCATCAGGCGTGGCCCAGGATAACGATATCGTGGCCGCTTTCAGAAAAGCATGGGATGCAGACCCGGAGAGTGCCTACGGTTCTGTCATAGCTGTAAACAGGAAGGTAACCGAGGATCTTGCCGCTGCCATGAAACCCTACTTCATAGAGGTTTTGCTCGCTCCGGATTATGATGAAAAGGCTCTGGATCTGCTCCGGAAGAAGAAGAACCTCAGGGTGCTGAAGGTCAGGTGGCAGAGGGACGATCGCCTGCGCATAAGATCCGTATCTGGTGGCTTCCTTGCGCAGACGCCAATGCGTGCATCCATCGATGCATCTTCCCTCAGGCTTGTTACCGAAAAAGGTGCGGATGAAAAGACCGTCCAGGATCTCCTATTTGCCTGGAAAGTCGTGGCAAGATCGAGGAGCAATTCCATAGTCTTTGCAAAGGATCTAGTAACCACAGGTATAGGTGCAGGGCAGACCTCAAGGGTTGAGGCCGCAAGAATAGCAGCACAGCGTGCAGGAGATAGATCCAGAGGATCTGTAATGGCGTCAGATGCCTTCTTCCCGTTTCCTGACAGCATCGATGTAGCGGCATCAGCTGGCATAAAGGCCATAATCCAGCCAGGGGGATCAATAAGGGATGATGAGGTAATAAAGCGCTGCAACGAACTCGGCATTCCTATGTATTTCACTGGAAAAAGGGTCTTTCTGCACTAA
- a CDS encoding ATP-dependent DNA helicase gives MYENRQYQVEAIDFLRSSLQKSYGVALESPTGSGKTIMALKSALQYSSERKLKVLYLVRTNSQEEQVIKELRSLSSTMKIRAIPMQGRVNMCILYRMVDDLHEINAESLAKFCNMKKREVMAGNEAACPYFNFKIRSDETKRFLFDELPTAEEFYDYGERNNVCPYESMKAALPDADIVIAPYAYFLNRSVAEKFLSHWGVSRNQIVIILDEAHNLPDIGRSIGSFRISVESLNRADREAQAYGDPELSQKIHVSDLIEMIRSALQSMVSERCGKGDVRIRFQEFMEYMRIMNKRSEREIRSLLNYLYLFGEYVENEKEKVGKVPFSYCSSVASRIIAFSDQDEEKYAAILSPEDGGYMQAACLDPSGILEVLKESKTIHMSGTLDPFDFYSDITGFEIPFKKIGEIFPPENRYIAYYDGVSSKYDTLDEKELDRMATVIEDIILKVKKNTIVYFPSYSLMDRVENRVSFEHMKEYRGIDQKELYSMLKKFRRDHGTIFAVSGGRLSEGINFPGNELEMIILAGLPFPRPDAINRSLFDYYERKYGKGWEYSVVYPTAIKIRQEIGRLIRSAEDTGACVILDKRAGQFRKFIPDMKKTSDPASDIYNFFISAQAREKYGA, from the coding sequence ATGTACGAGAACAGGCAGTACCAGGTGGAGGCCATCGATTTTCTCAGGAGTTCTTTGCAGAAAAGCTACGGCGTGGCACTTGAATCTCCAACCGGTTCCGGCAAGACCATCATGGCATTGAAATCTGCCCTGCAGTATTCAAGTGAAAGGAAGCTCAAGGTTCTGTACCTTGTCCGCACCAATTCGCAGGAGGAACAGGTTATAAAGGAATTGAGATCTCTTTCATCCACGATGAAGATCCGCGCAATACCAATGCAGGGCAGGGTCAATATGTGCATACTCTACAGGATGGTTGACGATCTGCACGAGATAAATGCAGAATCTCTTGCAAAATTCTGCAACATGAAGAAGCGTGAGGTCATGGCCGGAAATGAGGCTGCATGCCCGTACTTCAACTTCAAGATAAGATCCGATGAAACGAAGAGGTTTCTTTTCGACGAGCTGCCGACTGCGGAGGAATTTTACGATTATGGGGAAAGGAACAACGTGTGCCCTTATGAAAGCATGAAGGCAGCACTGCCAGATGCAGACATTGTTATAGCACCTTATGCATATTTTCTCAACAGGTCCGTGGCAGAGAAGTTTCTCAGCCACTGGGGCGTCTCAAGAAACCAGATAGTGATAATACTGGATGAAGCGCACAACCTGCCGGATATAGGCAGATCCATAGGATCCTTCAGGATATCTGTGGAATCGCTGAACAGAGCAGACAGGGAGGCTCAGGCATACGGTGATCCAGAGCTGTCGCAGAAGATCCATGTTTCCGATCTGATAGAGATGATCAGAAGTGCTTTGCAGAGCATGGTCAGCGAGAGATGCGGGAAGGGCGACGTCAGGATAAGGTTCCAGGAATTCATGGAATATATGAGGATAATGAACAAGAGGAGCGAGAGAGAAATAAGATCGCTGCTGAACTATCTCTATCTCTTCGGCGAATACGTGGAAAACGAGAAGGAAAAGGTGGGCAAGGTACCTTTCAGTTATTGCTCGTCCGTTGCCAGCAGGATCATCGCATTCTCTGACCAGGATGAGGAGAAGTACGCGGCCATACTTTCGCCGGAAGACGGCGGATATATGCAGGCGGCCTGCCTTGATCCGTCTGGAATACTGGAGGTGCTGAAGGAATCCAAGACGATACACATGTCCGGAACGCTTGATCCTTTCGATTTCTATTCCGACATCACCGGTTTCGAGATTCCTTTCAAGAAGATAGGCGAAATATTTCCTCCTGAGAACAGATACATTGCGTATTACGATGGGGTGTCATCAAAATACGACACGCTGGATGAAAAGGAACTGGACAGAATGGCGACGGTGATAGAGGATATAATACTGAAGGTGAAGAAGAACACCATAGTGTACTTTCCATCATATTCGCTCATGGACAGGGTTGAGAACAGGGTATCATTCGAACACATGAAGGAGTACAGGGGCATAGACCAGAAGGAACTGTACTCCATGCTTAAGAAATTCAGGAGGGATCATGGTACAATTTTCGCAGTATCTGGCGGAAGGCTTTCTGAAGGCATAAATTTTCCGGGAAACGAACTGGAGATGATAATACTCGCGGGCCTGCCTTTCCCGAGGCCGGACGCCATCAACAGATCGCTGTTTGACTACTATGAGAGGAAATACGGCAAGGGCTGGGAATACAGCGTCGTGTATCCAACGGCCATAAAGATAAGGCAGGAGATAGGGAGGCTCATAAGGAGTGCGGAAGATACAGGCGCCTGCGTGATCCTGGACAAGAGGGCCGGCCAGTTCAGGAAATTCATACCTGATATGAAGAAGACGTCGGATCCGGCATCGGATATATACAATTTTTTCATATCTGCGCAGGCACGCGAAAAATATGGGGCCTGA
- a CDS encoding methionine adenosyltransferase yields MERNISVEELHQIPTPKKEVEIVERKGIGHPDSVADGIAEAVSRSLSKYYIEHYGRILHHNTDQVEVVGGQSAPKYGGGLVLEPTYILLSGRATTKVGNDRVPFKSITIKAARDYLREHFRHLDVDADVMIDSRIGQGSVDLVEVYDTKKLEANDTSFGVGFAPLSETETMVLNTEKYLNGELKKKMPMVGYDIKVMGFRQKDTINLTVAAAMVDKYIHDADEYFNIKDELKQLVLDNAVEYTDKEVKVYINTADIKEDGKAVGYLTVTGMSMENGDDGSVGRGNRVNGLITPYRAMSMEAAAGKNPVTHVGKLYNVLSNKIANDIVKEEGNDIAEVLVRIVSQIGRPIDDPHVASVQVIYEGNVDHSKHKNNIRNLVDDRLAHISDLTMEFVEGKIPVF; encoded by the coding sequence ATGGAGAGAAACATCTCAGTCGAAGAGCTGCACCAGATACCGACTCCAAAGAAGGAAGTGGAAATAGTAGAGAGAAAGGGTATCGGACATCCAGACAGTGTCGCAGATGGAATTGCAGAGGCAGTCAGCAGATCCCTGTCAAAATACTACATCGAGCATTACGGCAGGATTCTCCACCACAATACAGACCAGGTCGAGGTTGTCGGAGGGCAGTCTGCGCCGAAATACGGAGGCGGTCTTGTCCTTGAGCCAACATACATACTTCTCAGTGGAAGGGCAACGACGAAGGTTGGAAACGACCGCGTACCGTTCAAGTCAATAACCATAAAGGCTGCAAGGGACTATCTCAGGGAACACTTCAGGCATCTTGATGTTGATGCAGACGTGATGATCGATTCAAGGATAGGCCAGGGATCGGTTGATCTCGTTGAAGTTTACGATACAAAGAAACTCGAAGCAAATGACACGTCATTCGGAGTTGGCTTCGCGCCGCTCTCAGAGACAGAAACAATGGTTCTGAACACCGAGAAGTACCTGAACGGAGAGCTCAAGAAGAAGATGCCCATGGTTGGATACGACATAAAGGTCATGGGTTTCAGGCAGAAGGACACCATCAACCTGACCGTCGCAGCCGCAATGGTGGATAAGTACATACACGATGCCGACGAGTACTTCAACATTAAGGATGAGCTGAAGCAGCTAGTTCTTGACAACGCTGTGGAGTACACGGATAAGGAGGTAAAGGTCTACATCAACACCGCTGACATAAAGGAGGATGGAAAGGCTGTGGGCTATCTGACCGTCACTGGCATGTCCATGGAGAACGGCGACGACGGTTCAGTTGGCAGGGGCAACAGGGTTAACGGCCTGATAACTCCATACAGGGCCATGAGCATGGAGGCCGCTGCAGGAAAGAACCCCGTAACGCATGTGGGTAAGCTGTACAATGTGCTTTCAAACAAAATAGCGAATGACATCGTCAAGGAGGAAGGAAACGACATAGCGGAGGTTCTTGTTAGAATAGTATCGCAGATCGGAAGGCCCATCGACGATCCGCATGTGGCGAGCGTGCAGGTTATATATGAGGGAAACGTCGACCACTCCAAGCACAAGAACAACATCAGAAACCTTGTTGACGACCGCCTTGCCCACATATCCGACCTGACAATGGAGTTTGTAGAGGGCAAGATCCCGGTATTCTGA
- the rimI gene encoding ribosomal protein S18-alanine N-acetyltransferase gives MAINAVAGSIREFSPKDIDQVYRIAQESLTEFYTQSLIMDLHREWPESFMVYTITDTVVGFIVGSKYSRTEARILLFAVDERFRKMGVGSALMDRFLQLCREENMLSVRLEVRTDNDEAIRFYKKYGFVITALLPGYYSDSSNAYTMWRIV, from the coding sequence ATGGCTATAAATGCTGTGGCCGGCTCCATCAGGGAGTTCTCGCCTAAGGACATAGATCAGGTATACAGGATAGCTCAGGAATCTCTGACAGAGTTCTACACGCAGTCCCTGATCATGGATCTGCACAGGGAATGGCCGGAGTCATTTATGGTGTACACCATAACGGATACCGTAGTCGGCTTCATAGTCGGATCCAAATATTCAAGGACGGAAGCAAGAATACTCCTCTTCGCCGTGGACGAAAGATTCAGAAAGATGGGGGTCGGATCTGCGCTCATGGATCGCTTCCTGCAGCTTTGCAGGGAGGAGAACATGCTGAGTGTGCGCCTGGAGGTACGGACAGACAACGACGAGGCAATAAGGTTTTACAAGAAATACGGTTTCGTCATAACTGCACTCCTTCCAGGATATTACAGCGATTCTTCAAACGCCTACACTATGTGGCGCATAGTTTAG
- a CDS encoding 50S ribosomal protein L31e encodes MADETVAQEVIINVPLRDAKASSRKRRADTAVSILRNFVSKKMKIDKGKIWIDPKVSEKIWERGREHIPSKMSVKVIKLEEGTTEIIMP; translated from the coding sequence ATGGCAGATGAAACAGTGGCTCAGGAAGTCATAATAAATGTACCGCTCAGAGATGCAAAGGCATCCTCAAGAAAGAGGAGAGCTGACACTGCCGTATCGATCCTGAGGAATTTTGTTTCAAAGAAGATGAAAATAGATAAGGGCAAGATATGGATCGATCCAAAAGTAAGTGAAAAGATATGGGAGCGTGGAAGGGAACATATTCCATCGAAAATGTCCGTGAAGGTAATAAAATTAGAAGAAGGGACAACGGAAATCATAATGCCGTGA
- a CDS encoding DNA-binding protein: MDDDEELERIRRQQLESMQRQAMQEQMREEQEKQREAERARRQQILRQILDPSARERLNNVRLVRPDLADNVENQLIQLASMGRINRMLSERDIIDILSKLTENKREPKIERRSK, encoded by the coding sequence ATGGATGATGACGAGGAACTTGAAAGAATAAGAAGGCAGCAGCTTGAAAGCATGCAAAGGCAGGCCATGCAGGAGCAGATGCGTGAGGAGCAGGAGAAGCAGAGAGAGGCAGAGAGGGCCAGGCGTCAGCAGATACTGAGGCAGATACTGGATCCGTCCGCAAGAGAGCGCCTCAACAATGTCAGGCTTGTCAGGCCAGATCTTGCCGATAACGTCGAAAACCAGCTGATTCAGCTTGCCAGCATGGGAAGGATAAACCGCATGCTTTCAGAAAGGGATATAATTGATATATTAAGTAAGCTTACCGAGAATAAAAGAGAACCAAAGATAGAGAGGAGAAGCAAATGA
- a CDS encoding translation initiation factor IF-6, with protein sequence MIRKTSVLRSNFIGIYAKAWDDVAFITMMADEKTVADFQEVLQVDVRRISIDNSSLIGTMMVMNSNGLIVPYGSEITGLGDLDGRNVLQLKDKINAIGNDIIANDHGAIIHKNFSNRSRKEIEDTLGVETIRTTIGNILTVGSAGILTSKGMLVNPETDDDELEFLRDFFKVSVKSGTANFGSIYVGASIVANSKGVLVGKDTTPIEMDRIDDVLS encoded by the coding sequence GTGATAAGGAAAACGTCAGTTCTCAGAAGTAACTTTATCGGCATTTACGCGAAGGCCTGGGATGACGTTGCCTTCATCACCATGATGGCCGATGAAAAGACGGTTGCCGATTTTCAGGAAGTACTGCAGGTTGATGTCAGGAGGATAAGCATAGACAATTCCAGCCTCATAGGAACAATGATGGTCATGAACTCTAATGGCCTCATAGTTCCCTACGGTTCGGAGATAACCGGCCTTGGCGATCTGGACGGAAGAAACGTTCTTCAGCTGAAGGACAAGATCAATGCCATAGGCAATGACATAATAGCAAACGATCACGGCGCCATAATACACAAGAACTTCAGCAACAGATCGCGCAAGGAGATAGAGGACACGCTCGGCGTGGAGACCATAAGAACCACCATAGGAAACATACTGACCGTAGGCTCAGCTGGTATACTGACATCAAAGGGAATGCTGGTAAATCCGGAAACCGATGACGATGAGCTCGAATTTCTGAGAGACTTCTTCAAGGTTTCGGTAAAGTCCGGAACAGCCAACTTTGGAAGCATCTATGTTGGAGCATCCATAGTGGCAAATTCAAAGGGCGTTCTTGTTGGCAAGGACACCACGCCAATCGAGATGGACAGGATAGATGACGTCCTGTCCTGA
- the pyrE gene encoding orotate phosphoribosyltransferase, which translates to MGGLEEDLLRVGAIKFGDFVLTSGKRSTYYVDIKEAATDPSVLRKIASEFSGMIRSSKIAGMELGAVPLIVATALQMSIPYIIVRKERSHGTMSLLVGKFEKGEEIDVIEDVVTTGNSVLKAVNTLRENGAVVKRAYCVVDREEGGSDLLKENGIDLHPIIRISQVKGFRK; encoded by the coding sequence ATGGGTGGTCTGGAAGAGGATCTTCTTAGAGTTGGAGCAATAAAGTTCGGTGATTTTGTTCTCACATCCGGCAAGAGATCCACATACTATGTGGACATCAAGGAAGCTGCAACAGATCCTTCTGTTTTGAGAAAAATAGCCTCGGAATTCTCAGGAATGATAAGATCCAGCAAGATAGCCGGCATGGAGCTGGGCGCTGTGCCACTCATTGTGGCAACCGCACTGCAGATGTCCATACCGTACATAATAGTGAGAAAGGAGAGATCCCATGGAACTATGAGCCTTCTTGTGGGGAAGTTCGAAAAAGGAGAGGAGATCGATGTGATAGAGGATGTGGTAACGACTGGCAACTCTGTTCTGAAGGCGGTAAATACGCTCAGAGAGAATGGGGCGGTGGTGAAACGCGCTTACTGCGTTGTTGACAGGGAGGAGGGCGGATCGGATCTCCTCAAGGAGAATGGCATAGATCTTCACCCGATAATAAGGATTTCACAGGTTAAAGGCTTCAGAAAATAG
- a CDS encoding 30S ribosomal protein S19e, translated as MVSVKYVPSDLLINYVSEKLKSEKKIAEPDWSKYVKTGISREKSPVNRDWIYVRAAAMLRKLYINGYLGISRMSSEYGGKVDRGSKRYHAAQGSRSIIRYLFHELEKAGYVQKTPKGRSLSPQGMSLLDNASKDIIKQLAEKDPAFQKFI; from the coding sequence ATGGTTAGTGTCAAATACGTTCCAAGTGATCTGTTGATCAATTACGTCTCCGAGAAGCTCAAGAGCGAGAAGAAGATAGCTGAGCCTGACTGGTCAAAATACGTTAAGACCGGCATAAGCCGTGAGAAATCTCCGGTGAACAGGGACTGGATTTATGTACGCGCTGCGGCAATGCTCAGAAAGCTCTACATAAACGGTTACCTCGGTATATCCAGGATGAGCAGCGAATACGGCGGAAAGGTTGACAGGGGATCAAAAAGATACCATGCTGCCCAGGGAAGCAGGTCTATTATAAGGTATCTGTTCCACGAGCTGGAAAAGGCAGGATACGTGCAGAAGACACCGAAGGGAAGATCTCTTTCACCTCAGGGAATGTCTCTGCTTGACAACGCTAGCAAGGATATAATAAAGCAGCTTGCAGAAAAGGACCCTGCGTTCCAGAAATTCATCTGA
- a CDS encoding enoyl-CoA hydratase/isomerase family protein produces MTEEKYREIVVKDEDGVRVIEIRRENPLNPLTIDLLQEIDHAVRGSGKVIVLRGSDRAFSAGADINNFLTMDDRAAFRFSDLGQNVMNSIATYEKPVIAAIHGYALGGGFELALACDFRISDVNTKYGFPEVGLGIMPGFGGTQRIMELAGPSYGKYLAMTGKIIDEKEALAHGIVNMVSENYIDEAMKLARELAEKPAVSIRYIKEVMTSIGREGYELEKEKFALTFRTKDAKEGLTAFKEKRKPKFTGE; encoded by the coding sequence TTGACAGAAGAGAAATATAGGGAGATAGTTGTGAAGGACGAGGATGGTGTTAGGGTGATAGAGATAAGGAGAGAAAACCCACTAAACCCGTTGACAATCGATTTGCTTCAAGAGATCGATCATGCAGTGAGGGGATCTGGAAAGGTAATAGTCCTCAGGGGAAGCGATCGAGCTTTCTCTGCAGGTGCAGACATAAACAATTTCCTGACAATGGATGACCGTGCAGCCTTTCGTTTCTCAGATCTTGGCCAGAATGTCATGAACAGTATTGCAACCTATGAAAAACCCGTGATAGCCGCTATCCATGGGTATGCACTGGGTGGTGGCTTCGAGCTTGCATTAGCTTGTGATTTCAGGATATCAGATGTCAACACAAAGTACGGATTCCCAGAGGTGGGGCTTGGCATAATGCCTGGATTCGGCGGTACGCAGAGAATAATGGAACTTGCCGGCCCGTCTTACGGAAAGTACCTCGCCATGACTGGGAAGATCATAGATGAGAAGGAGGCCCTTGCCCATGGCATAGTTAACATGGTTTCTGAGAATTACATCGATGAGGCGATGAAGCTTGCAAGGGAACTCGCCGAGAAGCCTGCGGTATCAATCAGATACATAAAAGAAGTCATGACCAGCATCGGTAGAGAAGGCTATGAACTCGAAAAGGAAAAGTTTGCGCTGACATTCAGAACAAAGGATGCAAAGGAGGGACTAACGGCCTTCAAGGAGAAGAGAAAACCGAAATTCACCGGAGAGTGA
- a CDS encoding 50S ribosomal protein L39e — protein MSRNKELGRKIRLMKKIKQNRRVPGWVMMRTARKVTQNPLRRNWRRGSLKI, from the coding sequence ATGAGCCGGAACAAGGAGCTTGGTAGAAAGATACGCTTGATGAAGAAGATAAAGCAGAACAGAAGGGTGCCTGGCTGGGTTATGATGAGGACAGCCAGGAAGGTGACGCAGAACCCACTCAGGAGAAACTGGAGACGCGGAAGTCTGAAGATATGA